The Microcoleus sp. bin38.metabat.b11b12b14.051 genome segment GGCTTGTATGTTGGCAAAACTTTATCCCAACCTTCGGGAAGTTTGCCTGCTACTGCGCGATCGTATTCTGCTGCTTCAGCAGGATATGCTGCTTTATAAGCTGCAAAAGCTGTTTCCCATTCTTGCTCAGCCGCAGCGCCACGTTCTACTGCTTTGCGGAAGTGTGCCAAAGCATCACTAGGAATTTCAAAGGGTGCGTGTTCCCACTTCAAGAAATCGCGAGTTGCTTTGACTTCATCGGTACCCAAAGCAGCACCGTGAGAGCTGTAGGAATTGCGCTTGTTAGGAGAACCAAAACCAATGATGGTGCGGACTTTAATCATGGACGGTTTGTCCGTGACTTTTTTGGCTTCTTCAATAGCTTTGTGAACTGCTTCTAGGTTAGTATCATCGTCTAGAGCGGTATTGTCTACTGTAATAACGTGCCAGTTATAAGCTTCAAAACGCTTGCCGACATCTTCAGTAAAGGCCAAGCTGGTGTCGCCTTCAATAGAAATGTGATTGTCATCGTACAGGGCGATTAATTTGCCGAGTCCGAGGTGTCCGGCCAAGGAAGCAGCTTCGCCGGAAATGCCTTCCATGTGGCAGCCGTCACCCATGATGACATAGGTGTAGTGGTCAACAATGGTGTGGTCGGGCTTGTTAAATTTGGCAGCGAGGTGAGCTTCTGCCATTGCCAAACCGACGGCGTTAGCAATCCCTTGTCCGAGGGGGCCGGTGGTAACTTCTATGCCTTCGGTGATGAAGTTTTCTGGGTGTCCGGGGGTTTTGGATTCCCACTGACGAAATTGCTTGATGTCGTCGAGGGTGACGCTATCGTAGCCGGTCAAGTGCATGAGGGCGTACTGTAGCATACAGCCGTGGCCGGCGGAGAGGACGAAGCGATCGCGATTGAACCACTTAGGGTTTTTGGGGTTGAACCGCATAAACCGATCCCACAGCACGAAGGCCATAGGAGCAGCGCCCATCGGCAGTCCCGGGTGTCCTGATTTTGCTTTTTCTACCGCATCGATGGCGAGAAAGCGGATAGAGTTGATGCAGAGTTCTTCGAGTGATTGAGTTGCAACAGCCATAATTCTGGTTTTTATATGTAAGAGAGAGTGTGTGGTCGATTCTGGCAGAGGTGCGATGAGTCGAGTTCGATCGCCCGCGTCTCTGCTGTTGTATTGTGGAACTGCCGTGAGGCTGCACTACATATCATCTCACCACTTGCGATCGACAGACAACTTAATTTTTTAAGGTTTCGGTCGCTTTGGCAGTTGGCAGTTGGCAGTGGACAGTTGACAGTTGACAGTTGACAGTTGACAGTTGACAGTTGACAGTTGACAGTTGACAGTTGGCAGTTGACAGTGGACAGTTGACAGTGGACAGTTGGTAGTCGTTGATATATAAGGGGTTTAGTTTTTATTCGTGAGATTGTTTAAGTCCGCGCCAGATGTGGCGGTTGCTGTAGCAGATTTTAGTCAACAGTCAAGGCAGGGTGGACGATCGCAAGTGTATCTTGATTGTTTGAAAAATTCATCTGTGTTGCGCGGTTGTCAGTAACTCAGCCCTAAAGCGACTGAGCTTGCAAGAGAAATCGAGCAAGCTGTGCTGACCAGCCTAAGACTGTCGAGGTCTACGTTATTCGGGTCACGATACCGGAGAATGCGACGCTAGTTTTCCGCTCTATCGCTAGTAGTTAAACAGTCTTAAAGTCACTGAGACAGTGCTCCTAGCCTCACAAGCCCTTATAACATTGGCGAAGCGAACATTACCCCGCAAGGGAGCCCAACAAAGGCAACCATTATGCGTACAGGATTGTGAAGCTTGAAATGGTAATTGTCCCATTGAAAGTACATTACAAAAGTACACAAAAGTCAAACAATCCCAAGGCGGTAATGGAAAGATTCACGGTGGTTAAAACCACCCGTGTCGTTTCCCTCTCCGAGGCTCAAGCCACGCTTGTTTCCCACTTACCGAATTTTTTTTATGACTCTGAGTGAAGCCGAAGTCCGCAGTCAAAAAGTAGACGAACTGCGATCGCAAGGCATAGAACCGTATCCTAGCCAATCCTACGCGCGATCGCACACAGCCCAACAAGTTCGCGAAATATTTAGTCAGCCGGGAAAAGAACTCGCCAATGGAGAAAGCGATCCCGAAGAAATTTCCCTGCGATTAGCAGGCCGGATTATTTCCAAGCGAGACAGCGGCAAAATTGGTTTCATCGATTTAAAAGACGCCACAGACAAAATTCAACTCAAAATCGAGAAAGCAATCGTCACCGGTGCAGTCGGTTTGAGCTTTGAACAAATTAAAAAATTGCTTGATATCGGCGATTTTGTCGGCGTCGAAGGCATCGGCTGCCGCACACCACGGGGAGAACTTTCTATTTTAGTGCGGGAATTAACACTATTATCAAAAGCTACGATCCAATTTCCCGATGCTCATTACGGCATTAACGACCCCGAAGTTTGCCGTCGCCACCGCGAAGTAGATTTAGCTAGCAATCAAGATGCGCTCAACCGTTTTATGTTGCGGAGCCGCATTGTCCAAAGCATCCGTTCCTATCTCTGGAAATCCGATTTCTACGAAATAGAAACGCCTACACTCCAAGCTATTTACGGTGGAGCTGCTGCTAAGCCATTTATTACTCATCATAATGCTTTGGAAGTAGATTTGTATTTGCGAGTTGCACCCGAATTGTTCTTAAAAAGAGCAATTTGCGGTGGATTTGAGCGAGTATTTGAACTTGGAAAAGCCTTTAGAAATGAGGGTATTGACAGCACT includes the following:
- the tkt gene encoding transketolase codes for the protein MAVATQSLEELCINSIRFLAIDAVEKAKSGHPGLPMGAAPMAFVLWDRFMRFNPKNPKWFNRDRFVLSAGHGCMLQYALMHLTGYDSVTLDDIKQFRQWESKTPGHPENFITEGIEVTTGPLGQGIANAVGLAMAEAHLAAKFNKPDHTIVDHYTYVIMGDGCHMEGISGEAASLAGHLGLGKLIALYDDNHISIEGDTSLAFTEDVGKRFEAYNWHVITVDNTALDDDTNLEAVHKAIEEAKKVTDKPSMIKVRTIIGFGSPNKRNSYSSHGAALGTDEVKATRDFLKWEHAPFEIPSDALAHFRKAVERGAAAEQEWETAFAAYKAAYPAEAAEYDRAVAGKLPEGWDKVLPTYKPEDKADSSRNHSGKCLNALAAVLPELIGGSADLASSNMTLLKGEKDFQKGQYEGRNLRFGVREHGMGAIANGMVLHGGLIPYCATFLVFADYMRGAIRLSALSEAGVIYVMTHDSVALGEDGPTHQPVETIASLRVIPDLLVMRPADGNETSGAYKVAIESRKRPTLMALSRQNLPNLAGSSIEGTAKGAYILSDDGGTPDIILIGTGGETYLCVDAAEKLRAAGNKVRVVSMPCWELFDLQDAAYRESVLPKAVTKRLAVEAAVSFGWGRYLGSEGDSISIDRFGASAPGPVALEKFGYTVDNVVAKAQALLG
- the lysS gene encoding lysine--tRNA ligase, coding for MTLSEAEVRSQKVDELRSQGIEPYPSQSYARSHTAQQVREIFSQPGKELANGESDPEEISLRLAGRIISKRDSGKIGFIDLKDATDKIQLKIEKAIVTGAVGLSFEQIKKLLDIGDFVGVEGIGCRTPRGELSILVRELTLLSKATIQFPDAHYGINDPEVCRRHREVDLASNQDALNRFMLRSRIVQSIRSYLWKSDFYEIETPTLQAIYGGAAAKPFITHHNALEVDLYLRVAPELFLKRAICGGFERVFELGKAFRNEGIDSTHNPEFTSLEVYQAYADVFDILGVVEDVMCFAAAAVFGDVLEIENQGETISLERKFDYSDKYPGFSGKHWQVKTMVEAVRDEFGLDFDNLDLESAIASASKLELHLSKLEQQSLGYVLYAVFDKLVVPKLIQPTFIIDYPVEVSPLAKGHRSKPGFVERFELFINGTEYSNGFSELNDPKEQRKRFEEQLAQKNAGDDEAHPMDEDFIQALSLGMPNCAGMGIGVDRLVMLLTNTQSIRDAVMFPTMRPVKD